ACATTCGCAAGGGGATGTGACTTTTTCACTAAAGTCGGTTGTACACTTAAATAGATTAAATCATCCTTACGTTCAGCAATGCCTAACAATTTAATCTCGTATCCTAAATGAGAGCTATAACGAATATCTTCTAAAGTAACATCTGAGATCCCTTTGATATTTACATCGTCTACGGTTATATATGTGTGAAACCCTAACGTTCCTAATATGGTCATTTTGTAAGCTGCATCAAAACCACCAACGTCTGAGGTTGGATCTGCTTCTGCAAAGCCTAATTGTTGGGCTTCTTTTAATACATCCTCGTATGATGCACCTTCAAAACTCATTTTGCTTAAAATATAGTTTGTTGTACCATTTACAATTCCCATGATTTTTGTAATTCTATCAGATGATAAACCTTCTACTATTGTTCTAAGAATAGGAATTCCACCTGCAACACTTGCTTCATAAAACACATCGCGGCCATGTTCCTCCGCTTTTGCCAATATCTCATGACCATGCTGCGCCATTAAATCTTTATTAGCTGTAATGACATGTTTACCCTGTTCAAGTGCAGTTAGTATATAGTTTTTTGTTAATTCGACTCCACCCATGACTTCAATAATGATATCAATATTTTTATCTTCTATAACATCCCACGGATCTTCTGTTATTTTATGCGGTTCTATATGAATATCTCTCAATTTATTTTTATTTTGAACTAGTATTTTCTCTATTTCAATAGAAGAGCCAATCTGTCTTTTAATATCATCTTGATGACCCTCTACAATTCTCACAACACCTGTACCTACAGTTCCTAATCCCAGTAAACCTACTTTAAATGGTTTCATTATTCTCCCTCCCAAAGTTATTTCATCCTTGCCCAATCACCTGCACTCTTTTAACACCTTCAAACTCCAAAGATTCCAGCAAATTTGCAAAATTTTCACCTATTGATGAGGTATCTACCGACATCACTACATTCGCCATACCTTGAAGTGGAATCGTCTGGTTAATAGTTAACACATTACCTTTAAATTCCGCAACCAAAGCTATTACTTTGGAGAGGACACCTGAGCGATGATGTAAATCCATCGAAATAGTAACAATACTTTCAGTTTGTAGTTTATTTAAAGGAAAAATTCCATCTTTGTATTTATAAAATGCACTCCGACTCAATCCTACTTTTTCTACAGCTTGATGAACGGTTTTCACCTCTCCATTTGCAAGAAGTTCTTTCGTTTGTATTGTTTTTAGTAATGATTCAGGCAATATATTTTCTTTTACTAAATAAAATTTCTCCATACGTCCCCCTGTTAAAGACTTATGTTTTTCTATAGTGGACATTATATCGAAATACCGGGAATAAAACAATAGTTAAGTTACCCACAAAAGTGAAGAGAACCAAAAACCATCTCAGAGAATTTCTAAGATGGTAAAATGGTTTGTTTTATTTATTTGTGGGCTTGCTTCACTTTTTGGGGCGAAATTACTACTCTTTTTCTACGAATTCAAATTCATATTCTCCGATACGTATAGTTTGACCGTCTTTAGCTCCCTTATCTCGTAAAGCCTGATCTATTCCCATATTACGTAAAGTTCTTGAGAAACGCATAACAGAGTCATATGTCCCGAATTGCGTTTTTTTGAGCATCTTATTGATACGTTCACCTTCGATAATAAAGACATCATTTTCTCTCCGAATTGTAAACGGCTCTTTTTCACTCTGATCTTCAATCGTATATATTTTTCTATCCTCAATCTCTGATACTTCTTCAACAATAGGTTGTTTCGGTATAGCATCTAAGACATCTACTGTTTTGTACAATAGTTCCTGAACTCCTTTTCCAGAAACTGCAGAAACCTCAAAAACATCCAGTCCCCCATGACTTTCATTTAATTGTTCACGAAATTGCTTTAAATTTTCCTCTGATTCAGGAATGTCCATTTTATTTGCCACAATAATTTGAGGAAGGTCTTTTAACATCTCACTATATTGATAAAGTTCTGAATTGATTTTCACCCAATCCTCATAAGGATCTCTTCCTTCAGAAGCAGACATATCAACAACATGTAAAATAATTCTAGTTCGCTCAATATGTCTTAAAAACTCATGGCCTAAGCCAGTACCTTCATGTGCCCCTTCAATTAGACCTGGAAGATCTGCCAATACAAAACTTCTGCCATCACCAACATCAACTACACCTAGATTAGGTGTTAAAGTTGTAAAATGATATGAAGCTATTTTCGGTTTAGCAGCAGTTACTCTGGATAAAAAGGTGGATTTGCCTACACTTGGGAAACCTACCAAACCAACATCAGCCATGACCTTTAATTCTAGTACAATCCAACGCTCCTGTCCCTCTTCTCCATTTTCAGCGATGTATGGAGCAGGGTTGCTTGCTGTTGAAAAACGAACATTACCATGACCACCTTTACCTCCTTTAGCGATGATCACCTCTTGTCCATGTGTGGTCAAATCTGCTAATACTTCATTCGTATCATCATCATGAATCACTGTTCCTGGAGGAACTCTTACGATCATATCATCTGCATTAGCACCTTGCTGTTTTTTTATTTTCCCTTTTTCACCACGTTTTGCTTTAAAATGTCGTTGATATTTAAAATCAACTAGTGTCCTAAGACCTTCGTCTACTCTTAAGATCACGTCTCCCCCATTACCACCGTCACCGCCTGCTGGTCCACCTTCAGGAACATACTTTTCACGGCGAAATGAAATCATACCATCTCCACCGTCACCGCCTTTCACGTATACTTTTGCTTTATCTACAAACATAAAAACACCTCAATTATGTATTTAATCAAATTGTATCTCAATCGATATCCATTTTTCATTTACTTCTTCTTTTATCTTCAACCTTTTCGTTTTGAACTTCATTACAATTGGATCTAAATCATTTTTGAATTGTGTTAGGTTCATCTTCCCAACAAATTCAAATGCTACATGCAACTTTTCCTGTTCTTCAAAAAAGTCAACCATTAGCTCATTATCAGAATCATTTGTATTTTTTGCATAGCTTTCAAATAAATTCAACAATTCAATTAATAAAAAAACATGATCATTTAATTGGTTAGTAAACTTTTCTGGATAGTTCAGGCTTTGTTCAACTTTAAATTGGTATGACTTGCAATTCGTTTTCATTTTTAGTAAAACAAATTCAAGAAAAGGAGTATTTAATTTAGCAATATTTCTTTCTTGCTGAATACTTTCCTTTAATTTTTCCACAATAAATATTAATTTATCAAACTTTTTAAGCTTGATATATCCAAAGATGAGTTGCAGCTCATTCATTAAGTCATGTTGATAATGATGAATAAAACTCAAAGTCTCACTCACCGATTGATCCCTTTCACTTGACTTCTGCTTTTTTCTAACAAAAAAATGAAAGATAATTAGTATGACTGTAATCATGATGAGGATCCGACTTAACCAACCATTTGATGTTATAAAAATAAACAGTAATAATAACAATACCAAAAGCTCAGTAATAAGACTCTTTCGTTTCCAATTTCCCATAATACAATCCCCGTTTATATCCACATTTATTTTTAATTAAATAAAAATCCCAGCGCATTCTATACGCCAGGATTCATGTTTAAAGTGTTATTTATTAAGCTTCTGCTGCTACTGGATATACGCTCACTTTTTTGCGATCGCGTCCCCAACGTTCAAATTTCACTACTCCGTCAACTTTAGAAAATAAAGTATCATCAGACCCAATACCTACATTGTTTCCAGGATGAATTTTTGTTCCACGTTGACGAACAAGGATATTACCAGCTCTAACAGCCTGACCGTCAGCACGTTTAGCACCTAAACGCTTTGAAATACTGTCACGACCGTTTTTTGTAGAACCTACTCCTTTTTTAGAAGCAAATAACTGAAGATCTAACTTCAACATAGTATCTACCTCCCCTACACGAGTTTATTAATAATGTTTACATAATCTTCATAAGATTCCTGAATTGATTTCAACATGACAACCATCGATTCAAGAAGCAGTTGAGTTTGATCCGAGATTTCTCTCGCCTCAATATTAGGTATCTGTACATCGAGCAGCCCATTATGCATTTCTGCAGGCATTTCTATGTTTAATAAAGACTCAATTGCATTCACGGTTCCAATGGTGACCGTCGATACACCTGCACAAACGATATCTTCACCTGATTCAGCAAATTCAGCATGTCCATCTACAAGATATCTGACAATTTTTTTCTCATGATCTCTTTCAATGGTTATGGTAATCATTAGATTCCTCTTATGCTTGAATTTTTTCAATAACTACTTTTGTATAAGGCTGACGATGACCTTGTTTACGATGGTAGTTTTTCTTAGGCTTATATTTGTAAACTGTAATTTTTTTACCTTTACCGTGTCTCTCTACTTTTCCAGTTACACTTGCTCCAGAAACAGTAGGAGTACCTACTACTAATCCTGCATCGTTTGAAACAGCTAATACTGTGTTAAATGTTACTGATTCTTCTGCATTTGTATCTAGTTTTTCAATATAAAGCTCATCACCTTCTTGAACTTTGTATTGTTTTCCACCAGTTTCAATAATTGCGTACATTTATCGCACCTCCTCATGTCTCAGACTCGCCAAATGAAAGGTGACACAATTGGATTAAAATCCATCATTGCATTCTTTTAATACCTTGTTTGAGCGGTTATAACATGTGTCATAAGCACACATCATTCAGATGTTATCATACTTACAGTAATAATGCAACAAAAGAGTTTTTGAAAAACGATTATAATACACGATTACATTTGGGACAAACCTTAACAGGTGAGTTGTTCATATTCCTTACTTTTTTTCTTGTCATTTCAAATAATCCAAGTTTCGTCCATCCCATTACTGTCGTTTTCGTACGATCATCTTGTACAGCAGCTTCTAATTTCTCAGTAATTTCATCTCGATGGGTTTGAATTTCCATATCAATAAAATCAATAATGATAATCCCACCAATGTCTCTTAATCTTAATAATCTAGCAATTTTCTCCACAGCTTCTAAGTTTGTTTCAAACACAGTCTGCTCTAAATCAACTGTACCAGTGTATTTTCCAGTATTTACATCAATTACAGTTAGTGCTTCTGTCTCGTCAACAACGATATATCCTCCGTTATCCAACCATATCTTAGATTTAAAAAATTTCTCTATTTGTTTTTCGATCTGATAAAACTCAAATATATACTGAGAATTGGGGTCATGCATTTTCACCCGATTTGAAAGTGATGGAGAAATGTTATGAACAAACTGTTTAATAACTTTAGCTTTTTGAGCATCGTCAATGATAATTTCTTGCACTTCCGTTGTAAATAGATCTCGAACAATTCGCAATGAAATACCAAGTTCTTGATAAAGCTCAGCAGGAGCATTAGAGGATTCAAATCTGCTCTCAATTTCTTTCCAAATTCCCCTAATCTCAACAATATCTTTATTTAATGACTCCTTACTCGCTTTCTCAGTAACCGTTCTTAATATAAGACCTTCCTCACCGATTCGTATCTCTTCCCCAATCGATTTTAAACGTTCTCTTTCATCGTTTGAATCAATTTTTCGGGAAACAGCTACATAATTACCAAAAGGCACGTATACTACATACCTGCCAGGTATATTGTAATGAGTTGTAATTTTAGCACCCTTTTTCCCCAATGGCTCTTTATAAATTTGAACCATAATCTCCTGTCCTACACGAATCAACTCTTGAATAGGCGGTTTATTTTTAGGTTTTTGTTCTAAGTTAACAGGTAATAAATCATCACGATATAAAAAAGCATTTTTTCCTTTTCCAATATCAACAAATGCCGCCTCCATACCTGGCAAAACGTTTACAACCTTACCTTTATATACATTTCCAACAGATTGCTTGTCCATTGTCTCTTCAACATAATACTCAGTCAATTGTCCTTCTTGTGTATATGCAACTTCAGTTAAATCCTTCTTATAGTGTATAACGATTCTTTTCATTATTACACTCCCAAATCATTAAAACTTTTTATTTTATTTTTATTTTACACAAAATTTCCCCAAAAAGTGAAATGTTAAAAAACCACAAAAAATCAACCCTTTATTTTAGGGTTTAAATAGGTTTGTATGATACGCTTTTCTGGTATAACTGCTTGAACTTTCCCTAAATCATTCAGTACATAAATAATATGCATTTGATCACGTTTGAAACATCTTACAATTTCAGATATTGAACTTGAAGATTTAGCAAAAATCGGTTTTGTAGTTTCTTTTTTTTCTTTCATATTTGCAAATGTCAATTCCCTATTTATTAGAAACCTTATAAAGGAATAAGGTATATTCCGAAAATAATACCAGTTCGAATATAATAAAAAAAATCCAATGACCAATAGATTTAAATGTACACCTGAGTAAAACACGTCCATACAAGCATAAGCAATTATTAAAACACTCATCAGAAGACTGTTCCATGCACAGTATTTTAAAGAATTGTGATAGCTTATTTTATAACTGAGCAATGCCTGTACAATTTTACCTCCATCCAATGGTAAAATAGGTAATAAATTAAACAAAGCGATCATTAAATTAGCTTGAATAAAATACTCAGACCAAACTAAATCAATCATTTCAGTTCTTTGTAATAAATAAACAAGTGCAATCATCCAACAATTTTGAAGTGGGCCAGCAGCTGCAACAATAATTTCTTCCTTAGCAGACGTATTTCGATGTGTTTCAACTTCAGCTACTCCACCAAACGGGAGCAATTGTACAGATTTTACTTCCCAACCAAAGTTTTTTGCTGCTACAACATGCCCCATTTCATGTATAAAAACAATGGTGAACAAAGTGATTAACTCCCCAATATTTCCAGATAAAATTGAAGTTAACATGACTAATATAAACATGGGATGAAGTCGGTATTGTGTACCATGAATCTTAATCAAATTGAATCACTTCCGCAGGATCAATAAATTGATTGTCCTTTCTTAAAGCAAAATATAAAATCCCTGCTTCGTCATTTTGTAGCTCTGAAACAACGCCAATCTGTTCTCCACCTTCTACCCAATCGTTCACCTGTAATGATGAATAAGTAACATATCCATAAATAGATTGAAGTTTGTTTACATGTTGAATTACTATCGTTAAGCCTGTAAACTCTGTATTTTCAACTGAAATGACTCTCCCTTGATCCAGCGCGATAATAGGTTCATTTTTCCTTGTTTTGATCGTAACACCAGACTTTGTAGACTCAAAAGCTGAGATGATTTTTCCATTAGCAGGATGATGAATATTCTTAACTTGAGAGGTATTTACTTTTTCTGCTGGTATCTTGTTTTTTTCTGAATTGAAGGTTGGGATGAAGGAAGGGTATCCTTCAAACATTTGGTCATAAAGAGTTAAAAATGTTTTATTATCAAATGAATCTTCATTCATAACCTGTGTAATTAACACTTTCCCCTTTTCTGCCCATGGTGTTTCAAATTGAAATAATAGCCAGATGGTAATAAATAAGAGGAAGCTAATAGTAAATGTTGTCATGAAATGCTTTAGTAAAAAACTTTCTTCTCTATCATATTGTTTCAAATGTGCCCATGGATCTTTTCTATGTTTCCACATAAATTCAGGATCATCTAATTTTTGGTCTAACAACTCCTGATGATTTCTCGGATTCATTTCATAATTGTTGTTGTTCAAAGGTTTATTATGTTTTTGTTTTTGAATAAGCTCATTTACACGTTGGTTCCTTCTTTGTTTAACACTCTTATTAATTTTCATATTGTTCACCCCAAAGGCTAGTCCATTTATTTTATGATTAATATTTATGATCATTTTGTAATGGTTAGAACCTATAGAAATAAAAAGCAAACAATAAACCGTATGAAAGCCAAAGCTCCATACGGTTGATTTATTAAAACAAATATTCAGCTATCAGTAATCATCATCATACATCCATGGGCTATCTTGATGGACCTTAATACTCATCACAATACCTATGCTCATCATATTAATTAAAATAGAAGTTCCTCCATAGCTAATAAAAGGTAGAGTAATGCCAGTTAGTGGCATTATTCCAATTAACATGCCGATGTTTTCAAAAATTTGGAATAGAAACATTGAAGTAATTCCCACAATAATGTAGGCACCTGCAAGATCTTTTGATTGAATGGCAATAATAATCAATCGATATATTAATAAAAAGTATAATAACAGCAGTAACGAAGATCCTATAAAACCAAACTCCTCACCAACAATGGCAAAAATAGAATCTGAATAATCATAAGGTACTGTCACAGTCCCATTAGAATAACCTTCTCCTAATAATCCGCCTGAACCAATGGCCATAATCGCCTGATCTTGATGATAAGTATCTCCAGCAGCTTCTGGAAATAAGATTGCATCTATCCGTTTAGTCCAATGTCCTTTACCACTATCACTTAAAAATGTTACGATTTGATCGTGAAAAGCTTGATACACTTGAAAGGAGGTAAAAGCAATAGCAGAAATGAGTAAAATACTAATTAAAACATAAGTATATTTTAAATTTCCAATCCAAAGCATTCCTATAAAAATTACAATATATATAATCGCATTACCTAAATCAGGCTGCATAATAACAATAGTAAAAGGAATTAATACCACTAAACCAATTGGAAGTAAATCATTTACTATAGTCAATGGCTCTCCATCACGTTTTTTTAGCAAATACGCAATCATGATAATTAATATAATCTTAACTAATTCAGCCGGTTGAAAGTTAACAATCCCAAAGTCATACCAACTTTTTGCATTATTTATTTCAGACCCAAAAAAAATCAATCCAATTAATATAAGAATACCGAATCCATAAAGATAGTATGCTCCTTTTATTAGAAGACGGTAATCAAATAAAGAAAAGAAAACCATGGCTATAAAACCTATGAAGAAATATTGTACATGGTTTATATACAACCATGACTTATCTGAACTCTTTATTAAAAACGCACCAATGACCGTAAGAAAAATTAATACTATAATAATTACCCAATCTAATTGTTTCAACTTAGTTAGCACTTTGTGATCATCCTATCCCCATGATCTTTTTTAGCTTATTAAATACACCCTTTTTTCTTTCTAACGCCATTAAAGGTACAGAATCTCCTAATATACGACGGGCGATATTGCGATATGCAACAGCTGCATCTGAAGTTGGATTCATTACTGTAGGTTCTCCTATGTTTCCAGATTTTATCACTTGTTGATCATCTGGTACAACCCCCAGTAAATCAATTGCTAATATAGAACAAACTTCATCAATGTCCATCATATCGCCAGATTTCATCATATTCAGACGTACACGATTAATAATCAATTTTGGATTTTTAATATTGGAAGCTTCCAATAACCCAATTACTCGATCTGCATCTCTTACGGATGACATTTCAGGAGTTGATACAACAATGGCTTTATCTGCACCAGCAACAGCATTTCTGAACCCTCCTTCAATACCAGCAGGGCAATCAATAATAATATAATCAAAATCTGGCTTTAAAGAGTCCACTATTTTTTTCACATCTTCTGGCTGCACAGCATCTTTATCCTTCGTTTGAGCAGCTGGAAGAAAATATAATTCTTCAAAAC
The window above is part of the Chengkuizengella sp. SCS-71B genome. Proteins encoded here:
- a CDS encoding FtsW/RodA/SpoVE family cell cycle protein: MLTKLKQLDWVIIIVLIFLTVIGAFLIKSSDKSWLYINHVQYFFIGFIAMVFFSLFDYRLLIKGAYYLYGFGILILIGLIFFGSEINNAKSWYDFGIVNFQPAELVKIILIIMIAYLLKKRDGEPLTIVNDLLPIGLVVLIPFTIVIMQPDLGNAIIYIVIFIGMLWIGNLKYTYVLISILLISAIAFTSFQVYQAFHDQIVTFLSDSGKGHWTKRIDAILFPEAAGDTYHQDQAIMAIGSGGLLGEGYSNGTVTVPYDYSDSIFAIVGEEFGFIGSSLLLLLYFLLIYRLIIIAIQSKDLAGAYIIVGITSMFLFQIFENIGMLIGIMPLTGITLPFISYGGTSILINMMSIGIVMSIKVHQDSPWMYDDDY
- a CDS encoding ACT domain-containing protein yields the protein MEKFYLVKENILPESLLKTIQTKELLANGEVKTVHQAVEKVGLSRSAFYKYKDGIFPLNKLQTESIVTISMDLHHRSGVLSKVIALVAEFKGNVLTINQTIPLQGMANVVMSVDTSSIGENFANLLESLEFEGVKRVQVIGQG
- the minD gene encoding septum site-determining protein MinD translates to MGEAIVITSGKGGVGKTTSSANIGTALAMLGKKVCLLDTDIGLRNLDVVMGLENRIIYDLVDVVEGTCRIAQALVKDKRFEELYFLPAAQTKDKDAVQPEDVKKIVDSLKPDFDYIIIDCPAGIEGGFRNAVAGADKAIVVSTPEMSSVRDADRVIGLLEASNIKNPKLIINRVRLNMMKSGDMMDIDEVCSILAIDLLGVVPDDQQVIKSGNIGEPTVMNPTSDAAVAYRNIARRILGDSVPLMALERKKGVFNKLKKIMGIG
- the rplU gene encoding 50S ribosomal protein L21; amino-acid sequence: MYAIIETGGKQYKVQEGDELYIEKLDTNAEESVTFNTVLAVSNDAGLVVGTPTVSGASVTGKVERHGKGKKITVYKYKPKKNYHRKQGHRQPYTKVVIEKIQA
- a CDS encoding Rne/Rng family ribonuclease — protein: MKRIVIHYKKDLTEVAYTQEGQLTEYYVEETMDKQSVGNVYKGKVVNVLPGMEAAFVDIGKGKNAFLYRDDLLPVNLEQKPKNKPPIQELIRVGQEIMVQIYKEPLGKKGAKITTHYNIPGRYVVYVPFGNYVAVSRKIDSNDERERLKSIGEEIRIGEEGLILRTVTEKASKESLNKDIVEIRGIWKEIESRFESSNAPAELYQELGISLRIVRDLFTTEVQEIIIDDAQKAKVIKQFVHNISPSLSNRVKMHDPNSQYIFEFYQIEKQIEKFFKSKIWLDNGGYIVVDETEALTVIDVNTGKYTGTVDLEQTVFETNLEAVEKIARLLRLRDIGGIIIIDFIDMEIQTHRDEITEKLEAAVQDDRTKTTVMGWTKLGLFEMTRKKVRNMNNSPVKVCPKCNRVL
- a CDS encoding Spo0B domain-containing protein; its protein translation is MGNWKRKSLITELLVLLLLLFIFITSNGWLSRILIMITVILIIFHFFVRKKQKSSERDQSVSETLSFIHHYQHDLMNELQLIFGYIKLKKFDKLIFIVEKLKESIQQERNIAKLNTPFLEFVLLKMKTNCKSYQFKVEQSLNYPEKFTNQLNDHVFLLIELLNLFESYAKNTNDSDNELMVDFFEEQEKLHVAFEFVGKMNLTQFKNDLDPIVMKFKTKRLKIKEEVNEKWISIEIQFD
- the obgE gene encoding GTPase ObgE, which translates into the protein MFVDKAKVYVKGGDGGDGMISFRREKYVPEGGPAGGDGGNGGDVILRVDEGLRTLVDFKYQRHFKAKRGEKGKIKKQQGANADDMIVRVPPGTVIHDDDTNEVLADLTTHGQEVIIAKGGKGGHGNVRFSTASNPAPYIAENGEEGQERWIVLELKVMADVGLVGFPSVGKSTFLSRVTAAKPKIASYHFTTLTPNLGVVDVGDGRSFVLADLPGLIEGAHEGTGLGHEFLRHIERTRIILHVVDMSASEGRDPYEDWVKINSELYQYSEMLKDLPQIIVANKMDIPESEENLKQFREQLNESHGGLDVFEVSAVSGKGVQELLYKTVDVLDAIPKQPIVEEVSEIEDRKIYTIEDQSEKEPFTIRRENDVFIIEGERINKMLKKTQFGTYDSVMRFSRTLRNMGIDQALRDKGAKDGQTIRIGEYEFEFVEKE
- a CDS encoding M50 family metallopeptidase, with amino-acid sequence MIKIHGTQYRLHPMFILVMLTSILSGNIGELITLFTIVFIHEMGHVVAAKNFGWEVKSVQLLPFGGVAEVETHRNTSAKEEIIVAAAGPLQNCWMIALVYLLQRTEMIDLVWSEYFIQANLMIALFNLLPILPLDGGKIVQALLSYKISYHNSLKYCAWNSLLMSVLIIAYACMDVFYSGVHLNLLVIGFFLLYSNWYYFRNIPYSFIRFLINRELTFANMKEKKETTKPIFAKSSSSISEIVRCFKRDQMHIIYVLNDLGKVQAVIPEKRIIQTYLNPKIKG
- a CDS encoding ribosomal-processing cysteine protease Prp, with the protein product MITITIERDHEKKIVRYLVDGHAEFAESGEDIVCAGVSTVTIGTVNAIESLLNIEMPAEMHNGLLDVQIPNIEAREISDQTQLLLESMVVMLKSIQESYEDYVNIINKLV
- the rpmA gene encoding 50S ribosomal protein L27, giving the protein MLKLDLQLFASKKGVGSTKNGRDSISKRLGAKRADGQAVRAGNILVRQRGTKIHPGNNVGIGSDDTLFSKVDGVVKFERWGRDRKKVSVYPVAAEA
- a CDS encoding M23 family metallopeptidase yields the protein MKINKSVKQRRNQRVNELIQKQKHNKPLNNNNYEMNPRNHQELLDQKLDDPEFMWKHRKDPWAHLKQYDREESFLLKHFMTTFTISFLLFITIWLLFQFETPWAEKGKVLITQVMNEDSFDNKTFLTLYDQMFEGYPSFIPTFNSEKNKIPAEKVNTSQVKNIHHPANGKIISAFESTKSGVTIKTRKNEPIIALDQGRVISVENTEFTGLTIVIQHVNKLQSIYGYVTYSSLQVNDWVEGGEQIGVVSELQNDEAGILYFALRKDNQFIDPAEVIQFD
- a CDS encoding homoserine dehydrogenase, with protein sequence MKPFKVGLLGLGTVGTGVVRIVEGHQDDIKRQIGSSIEIEKILVQNKNKLRDIHIEPHKITEDPWDVIEDKNIDIIIEVMGGVELTKNYILTALEQGKHVITANKDLMAQHGHEILAKAEEHGRDVFYEASVAGGIPILRTIVEGLSSDRITKIMGIVNGTTNYILSKMSFEGASYEDVLKEAQQLGFAEADPTSDVGGFDAAYKMTILGTLGFHTYITVDDVNIKGISDVTLEDIRYSSHLGYEIKLLGIAERKDDLIYLSVQPTLVKKSHPLANVNGVFNAVYVYGEAVGETMFYGPGAGEMPTATSVVADLIAVVKNSMLQVNGCRSTTSSYKEKKLKPLDQVVYKNFIRLYVADKAGVLAQITQVFTEYEVSLESVVQQPNPDLQAAEIIIVTHDANMASMEKVLNDFNNMDVIYEIKSVYRVEG